From Streptomyces sp. NBC_00237, a single genomic window includes:
- a CDS encoding DUF6247 family protein: MTAQRHPSPASEPLLPRPDRTTAALRAAVARLMPSQLPEMERQMEEALSSAARTGRLSPLTSFLDSWAVAVETARIPEAAKRLRDAERAVRAAGPGSAEWRSAMEEIGAVQGEARRALAED; this comes from the coding sequence ATGACCGCCCAGCGCCACCCTTCGCCCGCCTCGGAACCCCTCCTCCCCCGCCCGGACCGCACGACGGCCGCCCTGCGCGCGGCGGTGGCGCGGCTCATGCCCTCTCAGCTTCCCGAGATGGAACGCCAGATGGAGGAGGCCCTCTCCTCGGCCGCACGCACGGGCCGCCTGTCCCCGCTCACGTCGTTCCTGGACAGCTGGGCGGTGGCAGTGGAGACAGCCCGCATTCCGGAGGCGGCGAAGCGACTGCGGGACGCGGAACGCGCGGTACGGGCGGCCGGCCCGGGATCGGCGGAGTGGCGGTCGGCGATGGAGGAGATCGGTGCGGTGCAGGGCGAGGCACGGCGGGCACTGGCGGAGGACTGA
- a CDS encoding BTAD domain-containing putative transcriptional regulator, producing the protein MDGIPGGGVPGEATPHTTPDLRFSILGPVRSWRGGEPVPAGSPQQRALLALLLLREGRTATAAELIDGVWGVEPPSQALAAIRTYASRLRKALGADVLVSAAGGYAIRPAPGALDLSVVRELAADADKARAGGDRCEARALLAKALGLWDGEALASVPGPYADSQRARLEEWRLQLTETRLDLDLEVGCHAEAVSELTALTAAHPLRERLRELLMLALYRCGRQAEALAVYADTRRLLADELGVDPRPELSRLQQRILEADEELAQPVESPTAAAPALVRPAQLPASVPDFTGRTSFVRELGEQLAQAETSVMAVSALAGIGGVGKTTLAVHVAHAARPHFPDGQLYIDLQGAGSRPAEPETVLGAFLRALGTPDTAIPDSLDERAALYRSTLDGRRVLVLLDNARDASQVRPLLPGTPGCAALITARTRMVDLAGAHLVDLDVMSPEEALQLFTRIVGEERVAAEREAALDVVGACGFLPLAIRIAAARLASRRTWTVSVLAAKLADSRRRLDELQAGDLAVKATFELGYGQLEPAQARAFRLLGLADGPDISLAAAAAVLDRPLYDAEDLLEALVDTSLLESASPGRYRFHDLVRLYARACAERDEQPEEERGAALSRLLDFYLATAAGVYALERPGDRLVDHLEPSDRTGLVFTDRHAAQDWLYREAGPLLACVRQSTEAGTVRRAVDLLWAALDLGESGANAREYESTAQSLRTAARAHSDGRAEGRALVALADVHHTSGRFAQAEQEAEQAMQLASDAGDPLPTCWAPNARGIMALYQNRHQDGETHLTAAIANFRSIDDRPGEASALCNLSRIHLATGRTSSAVSLAQQGTDIYDGMGHSLRGANGRYALGLALAQDGQRAAAQTCLVEALEVFRNSRQRLWEGMTLFRLAEVDLTEEQPAQAATKAEQALNVLRGIGGEWRRGQVLTTLGDALDEVGQSGRAQVCWREALAIFDTADAPEADAVRRKLVLGPKSRSA; encoded by the coding sequence ATGGACGGCATACCGGGCGGCGGCGTACCGGGCGAGGCCACTCCCCACACCACCCCCGACCTGCGCTTCAGCATCCTCGGCCCGGTCCGTTCGTGGCGCGGCGGCGAGCCCGTCCCGGCCGGTTCCCCGCAGCAGCGCGCCCTCCTCGCGCTGCTGCTGCTGCGTGAGGGCCGCACCGCCACCGCCGCCGAACTCATCGACGGGGTGTGGGGCGTGGAGCCGCCCTCGCAGGCACTCGCGGCGATCCGTACGTACGCCTCCCGCCTGCGCAAGGCGCTCGGTGCGGACGTGCTGGTCAGCGCGGCGGGCGGGTACGCGATCCGGCCCGCGCCCGGGGCGCTCGACCTGTCCGTGGTGCGGGAGCTGGCGGCCGACGCGGACAAGGCACGGGCGGGCGGCGACCGCTGCGAGGCGCGCGCCCTGCTCGCGAAGGCGCTCGGGCTGTGGGACGGCGAGGCGCTGGCCTCCGTACCCGGACCGTACGCGGACTCGCAGCGGGCGCGGCTGGAGGAGTGGCGGCTCCAGCTCACGGAGACCCGGCTCGACCTGGACCTGGAGGTCGGCTGCCACGCGGAGGCGGTGTCGGAGCTGACCGCGCTGACGGCCGCCCACCCGCTGCGGGAGCGCCTGCGCGAGCTGCTGATGCTGGCCCTGTACCGCTGCGGGCGGCAGGCCGAGGCGCTCGCCGTGTACGCGGACACCAGGAGGCTGCTGGCCGACGAACTCGGCGTCGACCCGCGCCCCGAGCTGTCCCGCCTCCAGCAGCGCATCCTGGAGGCCGACGAGGAACTCGCCCAGCCGGTCGAGAGCCCGACGGCAGCGGCCCCCGCCCTTGTCCGGCCCGCCCAACTCCCCGCCTCCGTACCGGACTTCACCGGCCGCACCTCCTTCGTACGCGAACTCGGCGAGCAGCTCGCACAGGCCGAGACCAGCGTGATGGCGGTCTCCGCCCTCGCCGGAATCGGCGGCGTGGGCAAGACGACCCTCGCCGTGCACGTCGCCCACGCCGCACGCCCGCACTTCCCGGACGGCCAGCTGTACATCGACCTCCAGGGCGCGGGCTCCCGCCCCGCCGAACCCGAAACCGTCCTCGGTGCCTTCCTCCGCGCGCTGGGCACCCCGGACACCGCCATCCCTGACTCCCTCGACGAACGCGCGGCCCTCTACCGCTCCACCCTCGACGGCCGCCGCGTCCTCGTCCTCCTCGACAACGCCCGCGACGCCTCGCAGGTCAGGCCCCTGCTCCCCGGCACGCCGGGCTGCGCGGCGCTCATCACGGCCCGTACGCGCATGGTCGACCTGGCGGGCGCGCACCTGGTGGACCTCGACGTGATGTCCCCCGAGGAAGCGCTCCAGCTCTTCACGCGCATCGTCGGCGAGGAGCGCGTCGCCGCCGAACGCGAGGCCGCGCTCGACGTGGTCGGCGCGTGCGGATTCCTCCCCCTCGCCATCCGCATCGCCGCCGCACGCCTCGCCTCGCGCCGCACGTGGACGGTCTCGGTCCTCGCCGCGAAGCTCGCGGACTCGCGGCGCAGGCTCGACGAGCTCCAGGCGGGCGACCTGGCCGTCAAGGCCACCTTCGAGCTGGGTTACGGCCAGCTCGAACCCGCCCAGGCCCGCGCCTTCCGCCTGCTGGGCCTGGCCGACGGCCCGGACATCTCCCTCGCGGCGGCCGCCGCCGTACTGGACCGGCCCCTTTACGACGCGGAGGACCTGCTGGAGGCCCTCGTCGACACGTCGTTGCTGGAATCGGCCTCCCCCGGCCGCTACCGCTTCCACGACCTCGTACGGCTCTACGCGCGTGCGTGCGCGGAGCGGGACGAGCAGCCGGAGGAGGAGCGGGGGGCGGCGCTGTCGCGGCTGCTGGACTTCTATCTGGCGACGGCGGCGGGGGTGTACGCACTGGAGCGGCCGGGGGATCGGTTGGTGGATCACCTGGAGCCGTCCGACCGCACCGGCCTGGTCTTCACCGACCGGCACGCGGCACAGGACTGGCTGTACCGGGAGGCGGGTCCGCTGCTGGCGTGCGTACGTCAGTCGACCGAGGCGGGGACGGTGCGGCGGGCGGTGGATCTGCTGTGGGCGGCGCTGGACCTGGGGGAGTCGGGGGCCAACGCGAGGGAGTACGAGTCGACGGCCCAGTCCTTGCGCACGGCGGCACGCGCACACTCCGACGGTCGTGCCGAGGGGCGGGCTCTGGTGGCCCTGGCCGATGTACACCACACCTCGGGGCGCTTTGCGCAGGCCGAGCAGGAGGCCGAACAGGCCATGCAGCTAGCCAGTGACGCCGGGGACCCGCTGCCCACCTGCTGGGCCCCCAACGCGCGCGGCATCATGGCGCTCTACCAGAACAGGCACCAGGACGGCGAGACCCATCTCACCGCTGCCATCGCCAACTTCCGCAGCATCGACGACCGCCCCGGCGAGGCCAGCGCGCTGTGCAACCTCTCGCGCATCCACCTGGCGACCGGCCGCACCAGCAGTGCCGTGTCGCTCGCACAGCAGGGGACTGACATCTATGACGGGATGGGGCATTCCTTGCGCGGGGCCAACGGCCGTTACGCGCTCGGTCTGGCACTCGCCCAGGACGGACAGCGCGCAGCAGCCCAGACTTGCCTTGTCGAGGCCCTCGAAGTATTCCGGAACAGCCGCCAACGGCTCTGGGAAGGCATGACCCTGTTCCGCCTTGCCGAGGTCGACCTGACCGAAGAGCAGCCCGCCCAGGCGGCGACAAAGGCAGAACAGGCTCTGAACGTCCTGCGTGGCATCGGCGGCGAGTGGCGGCGCGGCCAGGTGCTCACGACACTGGGCGACGCCCTCGACGAAGTGGGGCAGAGCGGCCGGGCCCAGGTGTGCTGGCGTGAGGCACTCGCCATTTTCGATACGGCGGATGCGCCGGAGGCCGATGCCGTGCGCAGGAAGCTGGTACTCGGGCCGAAGTCCAGGTCGGCCTGA
- a CDS encoding amidohydrolase family protein has protein sequence MDDTATFPKIISVDDHTVEPPGVWQDRLPAKYRDIGPRIVRAPLKEMTFLGGKFAPVMGEKGDEGPIGDWWVYEDLHRPLTRLDTAVGYDRDEIKLEVITYEQMRPGSFSVPDRLADMDVNHVQSALCFPTFPRFCGQTFTEAPDRELGLLGVRAYNDWMVEEWCGPEAHGRLIPLTLVPLWDAELAAAEVRRNAARGVRAVAFSEIPPHLGLPSIHTDDWDPFLAACAETGTVIAMHIGSSSKMPSTSADAPPAVGSTITFANCCFSMVDWLMSGKFERFPGLKIMYAEGQIGWIPYILERADVVWEENRGWGGVADKVHRPPSELFAEHVYGCFFDDAFGLKNLDSIGVGNVLYETDYPHSDSTWPKSKEVGESQMGHLDADVVERIVRGNAIELLGLTGEGLWPGK, from the coding sequence ATGGACGACACGGCAACCTTCCCGAAGATCATCTCGGTGGACGACCACACGGTGGAGCCCCCCGGCGTCTGGCAGGACCGCCTTCCCGCCAAGTACCGGGACATCGGCCCGCGCATCGTCCGTGCGCCCCTGAAGGAAATGACCTTCCTGGGCGGCAAGTTCGCCCCGGTCATGGGCGAGAAGGGCGACGAGGGCCCGATAGGTGACTGGTGGGTGTACGAGGACCTGCACCGGCCGCTCACCCGGCTCGACACGGCCGTCGGCTACGACAGGGACGAGATCAAGCTCGAAGTCATCACGTACGAGCAGATGCGCCCGGGATCCTTCTCCGTCCCCGACCGCCTCGCCGACATGGACGTCAACCACGTCCAGTCCGCCCTCTGCTTCCCGACCTTCCCCCGCTTCTGCGGCCAGACCTTCACGGAGGCGCCGGACCGGGAGCTGGGCCTCCTCGGGGTGCGGGCGTACAACGACTGGATGGTGGAGGAGTGGTGCGGCCCCGAAGCCCACGGCCGCCTCATCCCCCTCACCCTCGTCCCCCTCTGGGACGCGGAACTGGCCGCCGCCGAGGTCCGCCGCAACGCGGCCCGGGGCGTCCGCGCGGTCGCCTTCTCCGAGATACCCCCGCACCTCGGCCTCCCCTCCATCCACACGGACGACTGGGACCCCTTCCTCGCCGCCTGCGCGGAGACCGGCACCGTCATCGCGATGCACATCGGCTCCTCCTCGAAGATGCCCTCCACCTCGGCGGACGCACCGCCCGCCGTCGGTTCGACCATCACCTTCGCCAACTGCTGCTTCTCGATGGTGGACTGGCTGATGAGCGGGAAGTTCGAGCGGTTCCCGGGCCTGAAGATCATGTACGCGGAGGGCCAGATCGGGTGGATCCCGTACATCCTGGAACGCGCGGACGTGGTCTGGGAGGAGAACCGGGGCTGGGGCGGAGTCGCCGACAAGGTCCACCGCCCCCCGTCCGAGCTCTTCGCCGAGCACGTCTACGGCTGCTTCTTCGACGACGCGTTCGGCCTGAAGAACCTCGACTCGATCGGCGTCGGCAACGTCCTGTACGAGACGGACTACCCGCACTCGGACTCGACCTGGCCGAAGTCGAAGGAGGTCGGGGAGTCCCAGATGGGGCATCTGGACGCGGACGTGGTGGAACGGATCGTGCGGGGCAACGCGATCGAGCTGCTGGGGCTGACGGGCGAGGGCCTGTGGCCGGGTAAGTAA
- a CDS encoding DUF6584 family protein codes for MSRENTLRTAAAELAAGDLASALAARQRLTGLLGTYPTDLEVRERLAAAHRLLGDPAQAGRWNYLSPDADPTETAAFERAFPTALERARALRWPLPEQDAPTPSASARLLALRTLAEEETDGPLSWEALRKRPGDAGDEAPPKGAVMVGLVFAAVLLLALTCLVWGGVALVGSLISLF; via the coding sequence ATGTCCAGAGAGAACACCCTCCGCACCGCCGCCGCCGAACTGGCCGCAGGCGACCTCGCGAGCGCGCTCGCGGCCCGTCAGCGCCTGACGGGACTCCTGGGCACGTACCCCACCGACCTGGAGGTACGGGAACGCCTCGCCGCCGCCCACCGGCTGCTCGGCGACCCCGCCCAGGCGGGCCGCTGGAACTACCTCTCCCCGGACGCCGACCCCACCGAGACGGCAGCCTTCGAGCGGGCCTTCCCCACCGCCCTGGAACGCGCCCGCGCCCTCCGCTGGCCCCTCCCCGAGCAGGACGCGCCCACCCCGTCGGCCTCCGCCCGCCTCCTCGCCCTGCGCACGCTGGCCGAGGAGGAGACGGACGGCCCGCTCTCCTGGGAGGCGCTGCGGAAGCGCCCTGGGGACGCCGGGGACGAGGCACCTCCGAAGGGGGCGGTCATGGTCGGGCTGGTGTTCGCCGCGGTACTGCTGCTGGCCCTGACCTGCCTGGTGTGGGGCGGGGTGGCGCTGGTGGGCTCCCTGATCTCCCTGTTCTAG
- a CDS encoding ADP-ribosyltransferase: MITTHPRRRTAFLPSAALALTALLAAPSAAAAPAPAPAAATYRVAAPPACPQVYDPMAAAVDKTVEFGRITPKPFVRKTCGTLYRVDGRGPDVVFVEGFRPKEAVNGQYDVEKYVLKNQPSPFVSTTYDHDLFKQWVKWMKGGAFNYYIDAPGGIDVNKTIGDTHKYADQVEVAFPGGIRAEFVVGVCPVDKETRTEIMSACKSNPKYRAPEAV, translated from the coding sequence GTGATCACAACTCATCCCCGTCGCCGGACCGCCTTCCTGCCGTCCGCCGCACTGGCCCTGACCGCCCTGCTCGCCGCCCCGTCGGCAGCCGCCGCTCCCGCTCCCGCACCCGCCGCCGCGACCTATCGCGTCGCCGCCCCGCCCGCCTGTCCGCAGGTCTACGACCCGATGGCGGCGGCGGTGGACAAGACCGTGGAGTTCGGGCGGATCACTCCGAAGCCGTTCGTGCGGAAGACCTGCGGGACGCTCTACCGGGTCGACGGGCGGGGGCCCGACGTCGTCTTCGTGGAGGGGTTCCGGCCCAAGGAGGCCGTGAACGGGCAGTACGACGTCGAGAAGTACGTCCTCAAGAACCAGCCGTCGCCCTTCGTCTCCACGACGTACGACCACGACCTCTTCAAGCAGTGGGTGAAGTGGATGAAGGGCGGGGCCTTCAACTACTACATCGACGCGCCCGGCGGCATCGACGTCAACAAGACCATCGGTGACACGCACAAGTACGCCGACCAGGTCGAGGTCGCCTTCCCCGGCGGGATCAGGGCCGAGTTCGTCGTCGGCGTCTGCCCGGTCGACAAGGAGACCCGGACCGAGATCATGTCGGCCTGCAAGAGCAACCCCAAGTACCGCGCCCCTGAGGCTGTCTGA
- a CDS encoding MerR family transcriptional regulator: MTVDDSFGRLDDDDYPAYTMGRAAALLGTTQGFLRAIGEARLITPLRSEGGHRRYSRYQLRIAARARELVDQGTPIEAACRIIILEDQLEEAQRINAEFRRAAEAEKSTPSG; encoded by the coding sequence ATGACAGTAGACGACTCGTTCGGCCGTCTTGACGACGATGATTACCCCGCCTACACCATGGGCCGGGCCGCCGCGCTGCTCGGCACCACGCAGGGGTTCCTGCGTGCCATCGGCGAAGCCCGTTTGATCACCCCGCTCCGGTCCGAGGGCGGCCACCGCCGCTACTCCCGCTACCAGTTGCGCATCGCCGCACGCGCCCGGGAACTCGTCGACCAGGGCACCCCCATCGAGGCCGCCTGCCGCATCATCATCCTGGAAGACCAGCTCGAAGAGGCCCAGCGGATCAACGCCGAGTTCCGGCGTGCCGCCGAGGCGGAGAAGTCGACTCCCTCCGGCTGA
- a CDS encoding cold-shock protein produces MASGTVKWFNAARGFGFIEQDADGADVFAHYSNIAGQGVDVLLVEGQKVTFDILHGQKGPMAENIVPSER; encoded by the coding sequence ATGGCGTCCGGCACTGTGAAGTGGTTCAACGCGGCCAGGGGATTCGGCTTCATCGAGCAGGACGCCGACGGTGCCGACGTGTTCGCTCACTACTCGAACATCGCTGGTCAGGGCGTTGATGTGCTGTTGGTCGAGGGGCAGAAGGTCACCTTCGACATCCTGCACGGCCAGAAGGGTCCGATGGCTGAGAACATCGTCCCTTCGGAGCGCTGA
- the hemC gene encoding hydroxymethylbilane synthase: protein MTDDVIRIGSRASKLARTQVSEWLAPLAERFPGVSFKREVILEGGDQDRVTPTLAEVAKASGGSAFSTNQEAALVSGRVDVVVHSLKDLPTSVSPGTALLLTPGPREDVRDVLCGSTLDGLREGARVGTGAPRRIAQLLALRPDLDVVPIRGNVPGRLAKTGGRDGLDAVVLAAAGLNRLGLLPDTHEVLDPLAFPPSPGQGALGIQVRTGSPAARLLAGTGDPGVDACVRAERALLAELHGGCSVPVGAWGRLTEDGLLHLSGTVTSLDGTQQVTASASGPSDAPAKLGAYVAADLLEQGAAGILAAIRRP, encoded by the coding sequence ATGACCGACGACGTGATCCGCATCGGGTCCCGGGCGAGCAAGCTCGCGCGCACCCAGGTCTCCGAGTGGCTCGCGCCCCTCGCCGAACGGTTCCCCGGCGTGAGCTTCAAGCGGGAGGTCATCCTCGAAGGCGGCGACCAGGACCGCGTCACCCCGACCCTCGCCGAGGTCGCCAAGGCGTCCGGCGGTTCGGCCTTCTCCACCAACCAGGAGGCCGCCCTCGTCTCCGGCCGCGTCGACGTCGTCGTCCACTCCCTCAAGGACCTCCCGACCAGCGTGTCGCCCGGCACGGCCCTCCTCCTCACCCCGGGACCGCGCGAAGACGTACGGGACGTCCTGTGCGGCTCCACCCTCGACGGCCTCCGCGAAGGCGCCCGGGTCGGCACCGGCGCCCCGCGCCGGATCGCCCAGCTCCTCGCCCTGCGCCCGGACCTCGACGTCGTCCCGATCCGGGGCAACGTACCGGGCCGCCTCGCGAAGACCGGCGGCCGCGACGGACTCGACGCCGTGGTCCTGGCCGCCGCGGGCCTGAACCGGCTCGGTCTCCTCCCCGACACCCACGAGGTCCTGGACCCGCTGGCCTTCCCCCCGTCCCCCGGACAGGGCGCCCTCGGCATCCAGGTCCGGACCGGCTCCCCCGCCGCCCGCCTCCTCGCCGGGACGGGCGACCCCGGCGTCGACGCGTGCGTACGGGCCGAACGCGCACTGCTCGCCGAGCTCCACGGGGGCTGCTCGGTGCCGGTCGGCGCCTGGGGCCGCCTCACCGAGGACGGCCTGCTGCACCTGTCCGGCACGGTCACTTCCCTGGACGGAACACAGCAGGTCACCGCGTCCGCGTCAGGCCCGTCCGACGCCCCCGCGAAACTCGGCGCGTACGTCGCCGCAGACCTGCTGGAGCAGGGCGCGGCGGGCATCCTCGCGGCGATCAGGAGGCCCTGA
- a CDS encoding NAD(P)-dependent oxidoreductase: MSASPAAPSATKPPVTVLGLGLMGYALADALLTAGHRVTVWNRTAAKAAPLVERGALLAPSVREALEAGPLTIACLLDYDTQRALLEPAAGALHGRTLVSLTNGSPAQARETESWALALGARYVDGGIMAVPHQIATPEAFLFYSGAQDPFDEHRTTLSVLGTPHYLGPEVDVASLYDLALLSGMDMMFAGFFHATAVATSHKGTTASDFAPHLVTWLTSMLGMVPLMAADIDSSGPPAYSQTLDLVRAAARNMGDAAREAGVRADHFDRTVAELDGRIAAGETEYTASTAVDRLRVPARG; the protein is encoded by the coding sequence ATGTCCGCGTCCCCCGCCGCACCCTCCGCCACCAAGCCCCCCGTCACCGTCCTGGGCCTCGGCCTGATGGGTTACGCCCTCGCCGACGCGCTCCTCACGGCGGGCCACCGGGTCACCGTCTGGAACCGCACCGCCGCCAAGGCGGCTCCCCTGGTCGAACGCGGCGCGCTCCTGGCGCCTTCCGTCCGCGAGGCCCTGGAGGCCGGCCCCCTCACGATCGCCTGCCTGCTGGACTACGACACCCAGCGCGCCCTCCTGGAACCCGCCGCCGGCGCCCTCCACGGCCGTACGCTCGTCAGCCTCACCAACGGCTCCCCCGCCCAGGCCCGCGAGACGGAGTCCTGGGCCCTGGCTCTCGGCGCGCGGTACGTCGACGGCGGCATCATGGCGGTCCCCCACCAGATCGCCACCCCCGAGGCATTCCTCTTCTACAGCGGTGCCCAGGACCCCTTCGACGAGCACCGCACCACGCTCTCCGTCCTCGGCACCCCGCACTACCTGGGCCCGGAGGTCGACGTCGCGTCCCTCTACGACCTCGCCCTGCTGAGCGGCATGGACATGATGTTCGCGGGCTTCTTCCACGCGACGGCGGTGGCCACCTCGCACAAGGGCACCACCGCGTCGGACTTCGCCCCGCACCTGGTCACCTGGCTGACGAGCATGCTGGGCATGGTCCCGCTGATGGCGGCGGACATCGACTCCTCCGGCCCTCCCGCGTACTCCCAGACCCTCGACCTGGTACGGGCCGCCGCCCGGAACATGGGCGACGCGGCCCGCGAGGCGGGAGTCCGCGCGGACCACTTCGACCGTACGGTCGCGGAGCTGGACGGCCGGATCGCGGCGGGCGAGACGGAGTACACGGCGAGCACGGCGGTCGACCGCCTGCGGGTTCCGGCCCGGGGCTGA
- a CDS encoding YkvA family protein — translation MSDGTVVLLVLAGLAVLAMIVVAVILLVKMVQARKLLTEAGIPVENKVLFWGAVAYLVSPVDLLPDPVLLDDIGILLIALRSLYAAAEKAGVGRKRREPVPVERADWSVK, via the coding sequence ATGAGTGACGGGACGGTCGTCCTGCTGGTGCTGGCGGGGCTCGCGGTCCTGGCGATGATCGTGGTCGCCGTGATCCTGCTGGTCAAGATGGTGCAGGCCCGGAAACTGTTGACGGAGGCCGGGATTCCGGTCGAGAACAAGGTGCTGTTCTGGGGGGCCGTGGCGTATCTGGTCAGCCCGGTGGACCTACTGCCCGATCCGGTGTTGTTGGACGACATCGGGATCCTGCTGATCGCGCTGCGGTCGCTGTACGCGGCTGCCGAGAAGGCGGGCGTGGGACGCAAGCGGCGGGAGCCCGTGCCGGTCGAGCGGGCCGACTGGTCAGTGAAGTAG
- a CDS encoding TIGR03619 family F420-dependent LLM class oxidoreductase, which translates to MVRVLPEGRLSYGMQLPVQSQSVIYAEGWEAEAGPAELVDVARAADRNGFAYIAVCDHVAIPRRLADAMSTVWYDPVATLAHLAAVTERVQLLSHVAVVGLRHPLAAAKQYATLDRLSGGRLILGVGAGHVEEEFDALGVDFAGRGALLDESIDALRAALGPEEFPEFAGERYAFSGLGQKPRPARERVPVWVGGSSPAAVRRAAVRGDGWLPQGDPRDRLPGQIEKLKRLRAEAGVERPIEIGAIVEPLYVGDAGWEVGRRTLTGKPDAIAESLRAYRAMGVHQIQVRFRSRGVDELTDQMAAFAAEVAPLLP; encoded by the coding sequence ATGGTGCGGGTCCTGCCCGAAGGACGGCTGTCGTACGGGATGCAGCTGCCCGTCCAGTCGCAGAGCGTGATCTATGCGGAGGGGTGGGAGGCCGAGGCGGGACCGGCCGAGCTCGTCGACGTGGCACGTGCCGCCGACCGGAACGGCTTCGCGTACATCGCCGTGTGCGACCACGTCGCCATCCCGAGGCGGCTGGCCGACGCGATGAGCACGGTCTGGTACGACCCCGTGGCGACCCTCGCCCATCTCGCCGCCGTCACCGAGCGCGTACAACTGCTGAGCCATGTGGCCGTGGTGGGGCTCCGGCATCCACTGGCCGCCGCGAAGCAGTACGCGACCCTCGACCGGCTGAGCGGGGGGCGGCTGATCCTCGGCGTCGGCGCCGGGCACGTCGAGGAGGAGTTCGACGCGCTCGGGGTCGACTTCGCGGGGCGCGGCGCTTTGCTGGACGAGTCGATCGACGCGCTGCGGGCGGCGCTCGGGCCCGAGGAGTTCCCGGAGTTCGCAGGGGAGCGGTACGCGTTCAGCGGGCTCGGGCAGAAGCCTCGGCCCGCGCGGGAGCGGGTGCCCGTGTGGGTGGGCGGGTCTTCGCCCGCTGCCGTACGGCGGGCCGCCGTACGGGGGGACGGGTGGCTTCCGCAGGGGGATCCGCGCGACAGGCTGCCGGGCCAGATCGAGAAGCTGAAGCGGCTGCGGGCCGAGGCGGGGGTCGAGCGGCCGATCGAGATCGGGGCCATCGTCGAGCCGCTGTACGTCGGCGACGCGGGCTGGGAGGTCGGGCGGCGGACGCTGACCGGCAAACCGGACGCCATCGCCGAGTCGCTGCGGGCGTACCGGGCGATGGGCGTGCACCAGATCCAGGTGCGGTTCCGGAGCCGGGGCGTGGACGAACTCACGGACCAGATGGCGGCGTTCGCCGCGGAAGTGGCTCCGCTGCTCCCGTAG
- a CDS encoding SDR family NAD(P)-dependent oxidoreductase: MGKLDGRVVIVTGAARGQGEQEARLFAKEGAKVVIGDVLDEQGESLAKELGEGVALYVHLDVGREEDWTAAVAAAKDAFGKIDGLVNNAGILRFNELVNTPLEEFQQIIQVNQVGAFLGIRSVAPEIEAAGGGTIVNTASYTAMTGMAYVGAYAATKHAILGLTRVAAMELAAKGIRVNAVCPGAVDTAMTNPAALDPTADPEETAAGVAELYKKLVPLGRIGRPEEVAALALFLTSEDSSYITGQPFVVDGGWLAGVSII; encoded by the coding sequence ATGGGCAAGCTGGACGGGCGCGTCGTCATCGTCACCGGTGCGGCGCGCGGGCAGGGCGAGCAGGAGGCGCGGCTCTTCGCGAAGGAAGGGGCGAAGGTCGTGATCGGGGACGTACTGGATGAACAAGGGGAGTCGCTGGCGAAGGAGTTGGGGGAGGGCGTGGCGCTGTACGTCCATCTGGACGTGGGGCGGGAGGAGGACTGGACGGCGGCCGTGGCCGCCGCCAAGGACGCCTTCGGGAAGATCGACGGGCTGGTCAACAACGCGGGGATCCTGCGGTTCAACGAGCTGGTGAACACGCCGCTGGAGGAGTTCCAGCAGATCATCCAGGTCAATCAGGTGGGTGCGTTCCTCGGGATACGCAGCGTCGCGCCCGAGATCGAGGCGGCCGGGGGCGGCACCATCGTCAACACCGCCTCGTACACGGCGATGACGGGCATGGCGTACGTGGGCGCGTACGCGGCGACCAAGCACGCGATCCTCGGGCTCACCCGGGTCGCGGCGATGGAGCTGGCGGCGAAGGGGATACGGGTGAATGCCGTGTGTCCGGGGGCGGTTGACACGGCGATGACCAATCCGGCGGCGCTGGATCCGACGGCCGACCCCGAGGAGACGGCGGCCGGGGTGGCGGAGCTCTACAAGAAGCTCGTGCCGCTCGGGCGGATCGGGCGGCCGGAGGAGGTCGCGGCGCTGGCGCTGTTCCTGACGTCCGAGGACTCCTCGTACATCACCGGGCAGCCGTTCGTGGTGGACGGCGGATGGCTGGCGGGGGTCTCCATTATCTGA